A stretch of the Clarias gariepinus isolate MV-2021 ecotype Netherlands chromosome 26, CGAR_prim_01v2, whole genome shotgun sequence genome encodes the following:
- the rgl2 gene encoding ral guanine nucleotide dissociation stimulator-like 2 isoform X2, with the protein MLHRNMRTVGVELPEMGSKDVPLIGYRPLPPDASGPPGQWAKETEAREQSSSQVEASPMKTTWYCPLNLSTVTEKEEDGIIYSVIVKPNHSDPNAQSSCHRSQCVKAGTEEKLVLHLLHSFSMEDTSFISIFLSTYRSFTTTERVLDILTDRLGDPPGDSGSPTRQTFNKAVCTVFSTWLNEYPEDFHSLREPSRLLRLAPLMPNQTGSEVRSRLLKIAEELSDKSLIPDPSADAANAFLQPSSPDPSKFEATNILAFPSSVIAEQLTKIETELFLKLVPYHCLGSLWSQRDKKGHEGKCWSVRATVRQFNRLANAVTASCLWQTELKTQQRTRLLEKWISVAEVCRIKKNFSSLYAIVSALQSNPIHRLRKTWQETDREAMKRYEELASIFSEKDNYSQSRELLKEEGPPKSANVDTRTNNRRHMSSTQGTVPYMGIFLTDLTMLDAAVKDRLENGYINFDKRRREFEVLAKIRLLQSSCRNSSFRSDELFLHWYHSVPRLTEEESYRLSNQIEPQVEPSPGRVTHPTVIITQCPDDLSAVTSSGMDADGIFDFPSPVNHLLSRLAKHMKSPSVSCLDVESSPPQPSEPTPTAVTTPNTMSRTHRRSVSCGNAPPNQTQGAGPDMRIVKIRMDLRDGNLYRSILVSSNDKSPTVISSALEKHNQDPREASKYELIQLLPEGKELTIPVTGNVFYAMSSASTDFLLRRRGGNTPVGSPSLNNETSATFPRIKAKGRRLKFN; encoded by the exons ATGCTCCACCGGAATATGAGGACAGTTGGGGTGGAGCTACCCGAGATGGGGTCGAAAGACGTTCCCCTCATCGGCTACCGTCCCCTTCCACCAGACGCCAGCGGTCCTCCTGGTCAGTGGGCGAAGGAGACAGAGGCCAGAGAACAAAGCTCCTCTCAG GTCGAGGCGTCCCCCATGAAAACCACTTGGTACTGTCCACTCAACCTG TCCACTGTTACTGAGAAGGAGGAGGACGGTATCATTTACTCGGTGATTGTGAAGCCAAACCACAGTGACCCCAATGCACAG TCGTCATGTCACCGCTCGCAGTGTGTCAAGGCCGGGACGGAAGAGAAGCTGGTACTTCACCTCCTCCACTCCTTCTCCATGGAGGACACGTCCTTTATCTCCATCTTCCTCTCCACCTACCGCTCCTTCACCACCACTGAAAGGGTGCTGGACATCTTGACAGACAG acTGGGAGATCCACCGGGAGACAGCGGCAGTCCCACCCGCCAGACCTTCAACAA GGCAGTGTGCACCGTGTTCAGCACGTGGTTAAACGAATACCCGGAGGACTTCCACTCGCTGCGAGAACCCTCACGCCTGCTCCGTCTCGCACCACTCATGCCAAACCAGACAGGGTCAGAGGTCAGAAGTCGGCTGCTGAAGATTGCAGAGGAGCTCAGCGATAAATCCCTGATTCCTGACCCTTCTGCAG ATGCGGCAAATGCTTTTCTCCAACCATCATCTCCGGACCCTTCGAAGTTCGAAGCAACCAACATCCTGGCTTTTCCCTCGAGCGTCATCGCCGAGCAGCTGACCAAGATCGAGACT GAGCTCTTTCTGAAGCTGGTGCCGTATCACTGTCTGGGCTCGCTCTGGTCTCAGAGAGACAAGAAGGGCCATGAGGGGAAGTGCTGGTCGGTCCGAGCCACGGTGCGTCAGTTCAACCGCCTGGCCAACGCCGTTACAGCCTCGTGCCTGTGGCAGACGGAGCTGAAGACCCAGCAGAGGACACGCCTTCTGGAGAAATGGATCAGCGTAGCCGAG GTTTGCAGAATCAAGAAGAACTTCTCGTCACTGTATGCCATCGTGTCAGCGCTGCAGAGTAACCCCATCCACAGGCTGAGGAAGACGTGGCAGGAGACGGACCG gGAGGCGATGAAGCGCTACGAGGAGCTGGCTTCCATCTTCTCGGAGAAAGACAATTACTCGCAGAGCCGAGAGCTGCTCAAAGAA GAAGGCCCCCCCAAATCCGCCAACGTAGACACTAGAACCAACAACAGAAGACACATG TCCAGTACTCAGGGCACCGTGCCGTACATGGGCATCTTCCTGACCGACCTCACCATGCTGGACGCCGCAGTCAAAGACAGACTAGAG AACGGCTATATCAACTTCGACAAACGGCGACGG GAATTCGAGGTTCTCGCCAAAATCCGGCTCCTCCAGTCGTCCTGCAGGAACAGCAGCTTCCGATCGGACGAGTTGTTCTTGCACTGGTACCACAGTGTCCCCAGGCTGACCGAGGAGGAAAG CTACAGACTGTCCAATCAGATCGAGCCTCAGGTAGAACCGAGTCCAGGACGTGTTACCCATCCCACCGTAATCATCACACAGTGTCCCGA tgATCTCTCTGCTGTGACAAGCTCAGGCATGGATGCTGATGGAATATTTGATTTCCCCTCGCCTGTCAATCATCTGCTCTCCAGGCTTGCCAAG cacatgAAATCCCCTTCCGTTTCCTGTCTGGATGTCGAATCGTCCCCTCCACAACCCAGCGAACCTACCCCCACTGCAGTGACCACGCCCAATACCATGTCGAGAACCCATCGGCGCTCCGTCTCGTGTGGCAATGCTCCGCCCAATCAAACACAAGGGGCGGGGCCAGATATGCGGATTGTCAAGATACGGATGGATTTACGCGACGGGAATTTGTATCGCAGCATTCTG GTTAGTAGCAACGACAAAAGTCCTACTGTGATCAGCTCGGCGTTAGAGAAACACAACCAGGATCCCAGAGAGGCCTCCAAATATGAACTCATCCAGCTGCTTCCCGAAGGAAAAG AGCTGACAATTCCCGTCACAGGAAACGTCTTCTACGCCATGAGCTCAGCCAGCACGGACTTCCTGTTGAGGAGACGAGGAGGAAACACGCCGGTGGGATCACCGTCGCTGAACAATGAGACCAGCGCGACTTTTCCACGAATCAAGGCCAAGGGGCGGAGACTG AAGTTCAACTAA
- the rgl2 gene encoding ral guanine nucleotide dissociation stimulator-like 2 isoform X4, whose translation MKTTWYCPLNLSTVTEKEEDGIIYSVIVKPNHSDPNAQSSCHRSQCVKAGTEEKLVLHLLHSFSMEDTSFISIFLSTYRSFTTTERVLDILTDRLGDPPGDSGSPTRQTFNKAVCTVFSTWLNEYPEDFHSLREPSRLLRLAPLMPNQTGSEVRSRLLKIAEELSDKSLIPDPSADAANAFLQPSSPDPSKFEATNILAFPSSVIAEQLTKIETELFLKLVPYHCLGSLWSQRDKKGHEGKCWSVRATVRQFNRLANAVTASCLWQTELKTQQRTRLLEKWISVAEVCRIKKNFSSLYAIVSALQSNPIHRLRKTWQETDREAMKRYEELASIFSEKDNYSQSRELLKEEGPPKSANVDTRTNNRRHMSSTQGTVPYMGIFLTDLTMLDAAVKDRLENGYINFDKRRREFEVLAKIRLLQSSCRNSSFRSDELFLHWYHSVPRLTEEESYRLSNQIEPQVEPSPGRVTHPTVIITQCPDDLSAVTSSGMDADGIFDFPSPVNHLLSRLAKHMKSPSVSCLDVESSPPQPSEPTPTAVTTPNTMSRTHRRSVSCGNAPPNQTQGAGPDMRIVKIRMDLRDGNLYRSILVSSNDKSPTVISSALEKHNQDPREASKYELIQLLPEGKELTIPVTGNVFYAMSSASTDFLLRRRGGNTPVGSPSLNNETSATFPRIKAKGRRLVRTLF comes from the exons ATGAAAACCACTTGGTACTGTCCACTCAACCTG TCCACTGTTACTGAGAAGGAGGAGGACGGTATCATTTACTCGGTGATTGTGAAGCCAAACCACAGTGACCCCAATGCACAG TCGTCATGTCACCGCTCGCAGTGTGTCAAGGCCGGGACGGAAGAGAAGCTGGTACTTCACCTCCTCCACTCCTTCTCCATGGAGGACACGTCCTTTATCTCCATCTTCCTCTCCACCTACCGCTCCTTCACCACCACTGAAAGGGTGCTGGACATCTTGACAGACAG acTGGGAGATCCACCGGGAGACAGCGGCAGTCCCACCCGCCAGACCTTCAACAA GGCAGTGTGCACCGTGTTCAGCACGTGGTTAAACGAATACCCGGAGGACTTCCACTCGCTGCGAGAACCCTCACGCCTGCTCCGTCTCGCACCACTCATGCCAAACCAGACAGGGTCAGAGGTCAGAAGTCGGCTGCTGAAGATTGCAGAGGAGCTCAGCGATAAATCCCTGATTCCTGACCCTTCTGCAG ATGCGGCAAATGCTTTTCTCCAACCATCATCTCCGGACCCTTCGAAGTTCGAAGCAACCAACATCCTGGCTTTTCCCTCGAGCGTCATCGCCGAGCAGCTGACCAAGATCGAGACT GAGCTCTTTCTGAAGCTGGTGCCGTATCACTGTCTGGGCTCGCTCTGGTCTCAGAGAGACAAGAAGGGCCATGAGGGGAAGTGCTGGTCGGTCCGAGCCACGGTGCGTCAGTTCAACCGCCTGGCCAACGCCGTTACAGCCTCGTGCCTGTGGCAGACGGAGCTGAAGACCCAGCAGAGGACACGCCTTCTGGAGAAATGGATCAGCGTAGCCGAG GTTTGCAGAATCAAGAAGAACTTCTCGTCACTGTATGCCATCGTGTCAGCGCTGCAGAGTAACCCCATCCACAGGCTGAGGAAGACGTGGCAGGAGACGGACCG gGAGGCGATGAAGCGCTACGAGGAGCTGGCTTCCATCTTCTCGGAGAAAGACAATTACTCGCAGAGCCGAGAGCTGCTCAAAGAA GAAGGCCCCCCCAAATCCGCCAACGTAGACACTAGAACCAACAACAGAAGACACATG TCCAGTACTCAGGGCACCGTGCCGTACATGGGCATCTTCCTGACCGACCTCACCATGCTGGACGCCGCAGTCAAAGACAGACTAGAG AACGGCTATATCAACTTCGACAAACGGCGACGG GAATTCGAGGTTCTCGCCAAAATCCGGCTCCTCCAGTCGTCCTGCAGGAACAGCAGCTTCCGATCGGACGAGTTGTTCTTGCACTGGTACCACAGTGTCCCCAGGCTGACCGAGGAGGAAAG CTACAGACTGTCCAATCAGATCGAGCCTCAGGTAGAACCGAGTCCAGGACGTGTTACCCATCCCACCGTAATCATCACACAGTGTCCCGA tgATCTCTCTGCTGTGACAAGCTCAGGCATGGATGCTGATGGAATATTTGATTTCCCCTCGCCTGTCAATCATCTGCTCTCCAGGCTTGCCAAG cacatgAAATCCCCTTCCGTTTCCTGTCTGGATGTCGAATCGTCCCCTCCACAACCCAGCGAACCTACCCCCACTGCAGTGACCACGCCCAATACCATGTCGAGAACCCATCGGCGCTCCGTCTCGTGTGGCAATGCTCCGCCCAATCAAACACAAGGGGCGGGGCCAGATATGCGGATTGTCAAGATACGGATGGATTTACGCGACGGGAATTTGTATCGCAGCATTCTG GTTAGTAGCAACGACAAAAGTCCTACTGTGATCAGCTCGGCGTTAGAGAAACACAACCAGGATCCCAGAGAGGCCTCCAAATATGAACTCATCCAGCTGCTTCCCGAAGGAAAAG AGCTGACAATTCCCGTCACAGGAAACGTCTTCTACGCCATGAGCTCAGCCAGCACGGACTTCCTGTTGAGGAGACGAGGAGGAAACACGCCGGTGGGATCACCGTCGCTGAACAATGAGACCAGCGCGACTTTTCCACGAATCAAGGCCAAGGGGCGGAGACTGGTCCGAACACTCTTTTAA
- the rgl2 gene encoding ral guanine nucleotide dissociation stimulator-like 2 isoform X1 produces the protein MLHRNMRTVGVELPEMGSKDVPLIGYRPLPPDASGPPGQWAKETEAREQSSSQVEASPMKTTWYCPLNLSTVTEKEEDGIIYSVIVKPNHSDPNAQSSCHRSQCVKAGTEEKLVLHLLHSFSMEDTSFISIFLSTYRSFTTTERVLDILTDRLGDPPGDSGSPTRQTFNKAVCTVFSTWLNEYPEDFHSLREPSRLLRLAPLMPNQTGSEVRSRLLKIAEELSDKSLIPDPSADAANAFLQPSSPDPSKFEATNILAFPSSVIAEQLTKIETELFLKLVPYHCLGSLWSQRDKKGHEGKCWSVRATVRQFNRLANAVTASCLWQTELKTQQRTRLLEKWISVAEVCRIKKNFSSLYAIVSALQSNPIHRLRKTWQETDREAMKRYEELASIFSEKDNYSQSRELLKEEGPPKSANVDTRTNNRRHMSSTQGTVPYMGIFLTDLTMLDAAVKDRLENGYINFDKRRREFEVLAKIRLLQSSCRNSSFRSDELFLHWYHSVPRLTEEESYRLSNQIEPQVEPSPGRVTHPTVIITQCPDDLSAVTSSGMDADGIFDFPSPVNHLLSRLAKHMKSPSVSCLDVESSPPQPSEPTPTAVTTPNTMSRTHRRSVSCGNAPPNQTQGAGPDMRIVKIRMDLRDGNLYRSILVSSNDKSPTVISSALEKHNQDPREASKYELIQLLPEGKELTIPVTGNVFYAMSSASTDFLLRRRGGNTPVGSPSLNNETSATFPRIKAKGRRLVRTLF, from the exons ATGCTCCACCGGAATATGAGGACAGTTGGGGTGGAGCTACCCGAGATGGGGTCGAAAGACGTTCCCCTCATCGGCTACCGTCCCCTTCCACCAGACGCCAGCGGTCCTCCTGGTCAGTGGGCGAAGGAGACAGAGGCCAGAGAACAAAGCTCCTCTCAG GTCGAGGCGTCCCCCATGAAAACCACTTGGTACTGTCCACTCAACCTG TCCACTGTTACTGAGAAGGAGGAGGACGGTATCATTTACTCGGTGATTGTGAAGCCAAACCACAGTGACCCCAATGCACAG TCGTCATGTCACCGCTCGCAGTGTGTCAAGGCCGGGACGGAAGAGAAGCTGGTACTTCACCTCCTCCACTCCTTCTCCATGGAGGACACGTCCTTTATCTCCATCTTCCTCTCCACCTACCGCTCCTTCACCACCACTGAAAGGGTGCTGGACATCTTGACAGACAG acTGGGAGATCCACCGGGAGACAGCGGCAGTCCCACCCGCCAGACCTTCAACAA GGCAGTGTGCACCGTGTTCAGCACGTGGTTAAACGAATACCCGGAGGACTTCCACTCGCTGCGAGAACCCTCACGCCTGCTCCGTCTCGCACCACTCATGCCAAACCAGACAGGGTCAGAGGTCAGAAGTCGGCTGCTGAAGATTGCAGAGGAGCTCAGCGATAAATCCCTGATTCCTGACCCTTCTGCAG ATGCGGCAAATGCTTTTCTCCAACCATCATCTCCGGACCCTTCGAAGTTCGAAGCAACCAACATCCTGGCTTTTCCCTCGAGCGTCATCGCCGAGCAGCTGACCAAGATCGAGACT GAGCTCTTTCTGAAGCTGGTGCCGTATCACTGTCTGGGCTCGCTCTGGTCTCAGAGAGACAAGAAGGGCCATGAGGGGAAGTGCTGGTCGGTCCGAGCCACGGTGCGTCAGTTCAACCGCCTGGCCAACGCCGTTACAGCCTCGTGCCTGTGGCAGACGGAGCTGAAGACCCAGCAGAGGACACGCCTTCTGGAGAAATGGATCAGCGTAGCCGAG GTTTGCAGAATCAAGAAGAACTTCTCGTCACTGTATGCCATCGTGTCAGCGCTGCAGAGTAACCCCATCCACAGGCTGAGGAAGACGTGGCAGGAGACGGACCG gGAGGCGATGAAGCGCTACGAGGAGCTGGCTTCCATCTTCTCGGAGAAAGACAATTACTCGCAGAGCCGAGAGCTGCTCAAAGAA GAAGGCCCCCCCAAATCCGCCAACGTAGACACTAGAACCAACAACAGAAGACACATG TCCAGTACTCAGGGCACCGTGCCGTACATGGGCATCTTCCTGACCGACCTCACCATGCTGGACGCCGCAGTCAAAGACAGACTAGAG AACGGCTATATCAACTTCGACAAACGGCGACGG GAATTCGAGGTTCTCGCCAAAATCCGGCTCCTCCAGTCGTCCTGCAGGAACAGCAGCTTCCGATCGGACGAGTTGTTCTTGCACTGGTACCACAGTGTCCCCAGGCTGACCGAGGAGGAAAG CTACAGACTGTCCAATCAGATCGAGCCTCAGGTAGAACCGAGTCCAGGACGTGTTACCCATCCCACCGTAATCATCACACAGTGTCCCGA tgATCTCTCTGCTGTGACAAGCTCAGGCATGGATGCTGATGGAATATTTGATTTCCCCTCGCCTGTCAATCATCTGCTCTCCAGGCTTGCCAAG cacatgAAATCCCCTTCCGTTTCCTGTCTGGATGTCGAATCGTCCCCTCCACAACCCAGCGAACCTACCCCCACTGCAGTGACCACGCCCAATACCATGTCGAGAACCCATCGGCGCTCCGTCTCGTGTGGCAATGCTCCGCCCAATCAAACACAAGGGGCGGGGCCAGATATGCGGATTGTCAAGATACGGATGGATTTACGCGACGGGAATTTGTATCGCAGCATTCTG GTTAGTAGCAACGACAAAAGTCCTACTGTGATCAGCTCGGCGTTAGAGAAACACAACCAGGATCCCAGAGAGGCCTCCAAATATGAACTCATCCAGCTGCTTCCCGAAGGAAAAG AGCTGACAATTCCCGTCACAGGAAACGTCTTCTACGCCATGAGCTCAGCCAGCACGGACTTCCTGTTGAGGAGACGAGGAGGAAACACGCCGGTGGGATCACCGTCGCTGAACAATGAGACCAGCGCGACTTTTCCACGAATCAAGGCCAAGGGGCGGAGACTGGTCCGAACACTCTTTTAA
- the rgl2 gene encoding ral guanine nucleotide dissociation stimulator-like 2 isoform X3: protein MLHRNMRTVGVELPEMGSKDVPLIGYRPLPPDASGPPGQWAKETEAREQSSSQSTVTEKEEDGIIYSVIVKPNHSDPNAQSSCHRSQCVKAGTEEKLVLHLLHSFSMEDTSFISIFLSTYRSFTTTERVLDILTDRLGDPPGDSGSPTRQTFNKAVCTVFSTWLNEYPEDFHSLREPSRLLRLAPLMPNQTGSEVRSRLLKIAEELSDKSLIPDPSADAANAFLQPSSPDPSKFEATNILAFPSSVIAEQLTKIETELFLKLVPYHCLGSLWSQRDKKGHEGKCWSVRATVRQFNRLANAVTASCLWQTELKTQQRTRLLEKWISVAEVCRIKKNFSSLYAIVSALQSNPIHRLRKTWQETDREAMKRYEELASIFSEKDNYSQSRELLKEEGPPKSANVDTRTNNRRHMSSTQGTVPYMGIFLTDLTMLDAAVKDRLENGYINFDKRRREFEVLAKIRLLQSSCRNSSFRSDELFLHWYHSVPRLTEEESYRLSNQIEPQVEPSPGRVTHPTVIITQCPDDLSAVTSSGMDADGIFDFPSPVNHLLSRLAKHMKSPSVSCLDVESSPPQPSEPTPTAVTTPNTMSRTHRRSVSCGNAPPNQTQGAGPDMRIVKIRMDLRDGNLYRSILVSSNDKSPTVISSALEKHNQDPREASKYELIQLLPEGKELTIPVTGNVFYAMSSASTDFLLRRRGGNTPVGSPSLNNETSATFPRIKAKGRRLVRTLF from the exons ATGCTCCACCGGAATATGAGGACAGTTGGGGTGGAGCTACCCGAGATGGGGTCGAAAGACGTTCCCCTCATCGGCTACCGTCCCCTTCCACCAGACGCCAGCGGTCCTCCTGGTCAGTGGGCGAAGGAGACAGAGGCCAGAGAACAAAGCTCCTCTCAG TCCACTGTTACTGAGAAGGAGGAGGACGGTATCATTTACTCGGTGATTGTGAAGCCAAACCACAGTGACCCCAATGCACAG TCGTCATGTCACCGCTCGCAGTGTGTCAAGGCCGGGACGGAAGAGAAGCTGGTACTTCACCTCCTCCACTCCTTCTCCATGGAGGACACGTCCTTTATCTCCATCTTCCTCTCCACCTACCGCTCCTTCACCACCACTGAAAGGGTGCTGGACATCTTGACAGACAG acTGGGAGATCCACCGGGAGACAGCGGCAGTCCCACCCGCCAGACCTTCAACAA GGCAGTGTGCACCGTGTTCAGCACGTGGTTAAACGAATACCCGGAGGACTTCCACTCGCTGCGAGAACCCTCACGCCTGCTCCGTCTCGCACCACTCATGCCAAACCAGACAGGGTCAGAGGTCAGAAGTCGGCTGCTGAAGATTGCAGAGGAGCTCAGCGATAAATCCCTGATTCCTGACCCTTCTGCAG ATGCGGCAAATGCTTTTCTCCAACCATCATCTCCGGACCCTTCGAAGTTCGAAGCAACCAACATCCTGGCTTTTCCCTCGAGCGTCATCGCCGAGCAGCTGACCAAGATCGAGACT GAGCTCTTTCTGAAGCTGGTGCCGTATCACTGTCTGGGCTCGCTCTGGTCTCAGAGAGACAAGAAGGGCCATGAGGGGAAGTGCTGGTCGGTCCGAGCCACGGTGCGTCAGTTCAACCGCCTGGCCAACGCCGTTACAGCCTCGTGCCTGTGGCAGACGGAGCTGAAGACCCAGCAGAGGACACGCCTTCTGGAGAAATGGATCAGCGTAGCCGAG GTTTGCAGAATCAAGAAGAACTTCTCGTCACTGTATGCCATCGTGTCAGCGCTGCAGAGTAACCCCATCCACAGGCTGAGGAAGACGTGGCAGGAGACGGACCG gGAGGCGATGAAGCGCTACGAGGAGCTGGCTTCCATCTTCTCGGAGAAAGACAATTACTCGCAGAGCCGAGAGCTGCTCAAAGAA GAAGGCCCCCCCAAATCCGCCAACGTAGACACTAGAACCAACAACAGAAGACACATG TCCAGTACTCAGGGCACCGTGCCGTACATGGGCATCTTCCTGACCGACCTCACCATGCTGGACGCCGCAGTCAAAGACAGACTAGAG AACGGCTATATCAACTTCGACAAACGGCGACGG GAATTCGAGGTTCTCGCCAAAATCCGGCTCCTCCAGTCGTCCTGCAGGAACAGCAGCTTCCGATCGGACGAGTTGTTCTTGCACTGGTACCACAGTGTCCCCAGGCTGACCGAGGAGGAAAG CTACAGACTGTCCAATCAGATCGAGCCTCAGGTAGAACCGAGTCCAGGACGTGTTACCCATCCCACCGTAATCATCACACAGTGTCCCGA tgATCTCTCTGCTGTGACAAGCTCAGGCATGGATGCTGATGGAATATTTGATTTCCCCTCGCCTGTCAATCATCTGCTCTCCAGGCTTGCCAAG cacatgAAATCCCCTTCCGTTTCCTGTCTGGATGTCGAATCGTCCCCTCCACAACCCAGCGAACCTACCCCCACTGCAGTGACCACGCCCAATACCATGTCGAGAACCCATCGGCGCTCCGTCTCGTGTGGCAATGCTCCGCCCAATCAAACACAAGGGGCGGGGCCAGATATGCGGATTGTCAAGATACGGATGGATTTACGCGACGGGAATTTGTATCGCAGCATTCTG GTTAGTAGCAACGACAAAAGTCCTACTGTGATCAGCTCGGCGTTAGAGAAACACAACCAGGATCCCAGAGAGGCCTCCAAATATGAACTCATCCAGCTGCTTCCCGAAGGAAAAG AGCTGACAATTCCCGTCACAGGAAACGTCTTCTACGCCATGAGCTCAGCCAGCACGGACTTCCTGTTGAGGAGACGAGGAGGAAACACGCCGGTGGGATCACCGTCGCTGAACAATGAGACCAGCGCGACTTTTCCACGAATCAAGGCCAAGGGGCGGAGACTGGTCCGAACACTCTTTTAA